From Spirosoma aerolatum, one genomic window encodes:
- a CDS encoding Uma2 family endonuclease, with translation MLANQPRSSSRYTIDEYLALEEKSEVRHEFYNGELYAMAGGTVNHNLLIDNVKDQLKGQTKAKGGRVFTENKKVDVLSGMYMPYPDVVLTCHPFDLRGDNQIIRQPRLLVEVLSKSTARNDRGFKWQKYRKMPSLWYYMLVDQYSTTVELFSRIDETADWINTIYESLDDVIVLSRLGVELSMQAIYDSIELLPEADDLIADER, from the coding sequence ATGCTTGCTAATCAGCCCAGATCGTCGTCCAGATACACCATTGACGAATACCTGGCTCTGGAGGAGAAGAGCGAAGTTCGCCATGAGTTTTACAATGGTGAACTGTATGCCATGGCAGGCGGAACGGTTAATCATAACCTGTTGATTGATAATGTAAAAGATCAGTTAAAGGGGCAAACGAAGGCCAAAGGGGGTAGGGTATTTACGGAAAATAAGAAAGTAGATGTTCTGTCAGGTATGTATATGCCTTACCCGGACGTCGTTTTAACCTGTCATCCGTTCGATCTTCGTGGGGATAACCAGATTATCCGTCAACCTCGACTACTGGTTGAAGTGCTTTCCAAATCAACGGCACGTAATGATCGTGGATTTAAGTGGCAGAAATACCGAAAAATGCCTTCTCTCTGGTATTACATGCTGGTGGACCAGTATTCGACAACGGTTGAATTGTTTAGCCGGATCGACGAAACGGCCGACTGGATCAATACGATTTACGAAAGCCTTGATGACGTGATTGTCTTGTCACGATTAGGGGTTGAACTGAGTATGCAGGCGATTTATGACAGCATCGAGCTACTACCCGAAGCTGATGATCTGATTGCCGACGAACGATAA
- the purL gene encoding phosphoribosylformylglycinamidine synthase subunit PurL, whose protein sequence is MDTLETLPTVETARKLGLLPDEFDRIAQILGRKPNFTELSIFSVMWSEHCSYKNSIVWLKTLPRDSERMLAKAGEENAGLVDIGDGLACSFKIESHNHPSALEPYQGAATGVGGINRDIFTMGARPIAQLNSLRFGDLSLTKTRRLLRGVVKGIGDYGNAFGIPTVGGEIYFDECYNTNPLVNAFSAGIVEVGKVAKATSYGVGNPVFIVGSATGKDGIHGATFASEDITAASTDKLPAVQVGDPFMEKLLLEATLEIIATGYVIGIQDMGAAGIICSTSEMSAKGEHGMIIDLDKVPTRQPNMAPFEILLSESQERMLVVIEKGKESVIQAIFDKWDLNCAQIGEVTPPDAEGVGRLHFYRYGELVADVPAYDLVLGGGAPQYQREYKEPAYIKEYAKFDPSDVDDIETSEIADVAKHLLSHPNICSRKWVYEQYDSMVGTANRSTNAPSDAAVVRVKGPGLPETDKSIVITVDCNSRYVNANPRQGAMIAVAEACRNIVCSGGEPLAVTNNLNFGNPYVPEVYWQFVEAVQGMGEACRRFSTPVTGGNVSFYNQSSDDGPVFPTPTIGMLGLMENPVHQTTLNFKATGDLIYLVGPSTSDIASSEYLYSYRGIKASPAPYFDFETEWRVQEGIKTMIRNGWLQSAHDVSDGGLFVTLAESAMTGNKGFTIETDTRYRTDAFLFGESQSRVVISVSPDQQQHVVGYLEDSILPFQFLGTVTDGDFSIDTATVMSVSDAKGLYDNALGEIMK, encoded by the coding sequence ATGGATACCCTCGAAACGCTCCCTACTGTTGAAACCGCCCGGAAATTGGGCCTGTTACCGGATGAATTTGACCGCATTGCCCAGATTCTGGGGCGGAAACCCAACTTTACCGAACTGAGTATCTTCTCGGTGATGTGGTCCGAACACTGCTCCTATAAAAATTCGATCGTCTGGCTTAAAACCCTGCCGCGCGATTCGGAACGGATGCTGGCCAAAGCTGGGGAAGAAAATGCCGGTCTGGTCGATATTGGCGATGGGCTGGCCTGTTCGTTCAAGATCGAATCGCACAACCACCCGTCGGCGCTGGAACCCTACCAGGGGGCGGCTACCGGGGTGGGCGGTATCAACCGGGATATTTTTACGATGGGGGCTCGCCCAATTGCCCAGCTCAATTCGCTCCGGTTTGGCGACCTGAGCCTGACCAAAACCCGTCGTCTGCTGCGCGGTGTTGTGAAAGGTATCGGCGATTACGGCAATGCATTTGGTATCCCAACCGTTGGCGGGGAGATTTATTTTGATGAGTGCTACAATACCAACCCACTCGTGAATGCCTTCTCGGCCGGGATTGTCGAAGTCGGAAAGGTAGCCAAGGCAACCAGCTATGGGGTCGGTAACCCGGTGTTTATTGTGGGGTCGGCTACGGGTAAAGACGGTATCCACGGCGCTACCTTTGCCTCGGAAGATATCACGGCCGCTTCGACCGACAAACTGCCTGCGGTGCAGGTAGGGGACCCCTTCATGGAAAAACTCCTGCTCGAAGCCACCCTCGAAATTATCGCTACTGGCTACGTAATCGGGATTCAGGATATGGGTGCGGCTGGGATCATCTGCTCGACTTCGGAAATGAGTGCCAAAGGCGAACACGGTATGATTATCGATCTCGACAAAGTGCCGACCCGGCAACCCAACATGGCCCCGTTTGAGATTCTGCTGTCGGAGTCGCAGGAGCGCATGCTGGTGGTTATCGAGAAAGGCAAGGAGTCGGTCATTCAGGCTATTTTCGACAAGTGGGATCTGAACTGTGCCCAGATTGGCGAGGTAACCCCCCCAGACGCTGAAGGAGTGGGCAGATTGCATTTTTACCGCTATGGCGAACTGGTGGCCGATGTCCCCGCCTACGATCTGGTACTGGGTGGCGGTGCTCCGCAGTATCAGCGTGAATACAAAGAACCGGCTTATATAAAAGAGTACGCCAAGTTCGATCCGTCGGACGTCGATGACATCGAAACGTCGGAGATTGCCGACGTAGCCAAACACCTGTTGTCGCACCCGAATATCTGCTCACGAAAGTGGGTATACGAGCAATACGACTCAATGGTGGGAACGGCCAACCGGAGCACCAATGCACCATCGGATGCCGCTGTCGTACGGGTAAAAGGCCCCGGTCTGCCAGAAACCGATAAATCCATTGTGATTACGGTCGATTGCAACAGCCGATACGTGAATGCGAACCCGCGTCAGGGCGCCATGATCGCTGTGGCCGAAGCCTGTCGGAACATTGTTTGTTCGGGCGGAGAACCCCTGGCTGTAACCAATAACCTCAATTTCGGAAATCCCTACGTGCCGGAAGTGTACTGGCAGTTTGTGGAAGCGGTACAGGGAATGGGTGAAGCCTGCCGTCGGTTCAGTACGCCGGTAACGGGTGGAAACGTGAGCTTCTACAACCAAAGCTCCGATGATGGCCCGGTGTTCCCAACACCGACAATCGGTATGCTTGGGCTTATGGAAAATCCAGTGCACCAGACAACACTGAATTTCAAAGCGACTGGGGATCTGATCTATCTGGTTGGGCCATCGACCAGCGATATCGCGTCGTCGGAATACCTGTATTCGTACCGGGGCATCAAAGCATCGCCCGCTCCCTATTTCGACTTTGAAACTGAATGGCGTGTGCAGGAAGGTATCAAAACGATGATTCGGAACGGCTGGCTTCAGTCGGCACACGACGTATCGGATGGAGGGTTGTTTGTTACGCTGGCGGAGTCGGCCATGACCGGTAATAAAGGATTCACGATTGAAACCGATACGCGCTACCGGACCGATGCGTTCCTGTTTGGTGAGAGCCAGAGCCGGGTAGTCATTTCGGTTTCGCCTGATCAGCAGCAGCATGTCGTTGGGTATCTGGAAGATAGCATTCTGCCGTTCCAATTTCTGGGTACCGTAACCGATGGCGATTTCAGCATCGATACTGCAACGGTTATGTCGGTGTCGGATGCGAAAGGGCTGTATGATAACGCATTAGGCGAAATCATGAAGTAA
- a CDS encoding phage integrase SAM-like domain-containing protein — protein sequence MFHLNRMQILFKLRRNYRESKKGKPKPVEVAIYARITVNGQTADTSTNIKINPKYWNQAKQRVTDAAPTADQDNETLDRIKVRLKKAFNLLDQDDAELTPGQVLELYRGKKRVRYSISQVIRKFMEDQKDRISDDPDELATKGFITQDTYETNDRYNNNILEYLGDSKQERAFIEEIDEAWLNDFKKWGNKRFATNYLAKHLYHIKRLVDFAVLKKYTRTNPIAPYKIDTEEPDPDELVFLSPEELRKLQTFDFSTLPIKQARIERLDRVRDAFLFMQAIGTHLGEYNRFVSNPDQSIKITDGIWFVKKKRQKTKKYMIAPLKPICFELATKYGGFSKLPTYSRTQFNDGLTLISAYLGFDKELTSKAARKTFADHNLNEEATDVNTTAKMMGLSSTQYLKHYGHIDERRMIRELGLKPQIVQES from the coding sequence ATGTTTCACCTAAATCGAATGCAGATTCTTTTTAAACTTCGTCGGAATTATCGCGAATCAAAAAAAGGAAAACCTAAACCGGTTGAAGTTGCTATCTACGCCCGAATTACCGTCAATGGCCAGACGGCCGACACATCCACCAACATTAAGATCAACCCCAAGTACTGGAACCAGGCTAAACAGCGAGTCACCGACGCGGCACCGACCGCAGACCAGGACAATGAAACCCTAGACCGAATTAAAGTCCGACTCAAAAAAGCCTTCAACCTACTGGACCAGGACGATGCAGAGTTAACACCTGGTCAAGTGCTGGAACTATACCGAGGGAAAAAGCGGGTAAGGTATTCGATCAGTCAGGTTATCCGCAAGTTTATGGAAGATCAGAAAGATCGAATCAGCGACGATCCTGATGAACTGGCTACGAAAGGCTTTATTACCCAGGATACCTACGAAACCAATGATCGATACAACAACAATATCCTGGAATACCTGGGCGATAGTAAGCAGGAACGGGCTTTTATTGAAGAGATCGACGAAGCCTGGTTAAATGACTTCAAAAAGTGGGGAAACAAACGATTTGCCACCAACTATCTGGCCAAGCACCTATACCACATCAAACGCCTGGTCGATTTTGCTGTTCTCAAAAAATACACCCGCACCAATCCGATTGCTCCCTATAAGATCGATACCGAAGAACCCGACCCCGATGAGCTGGTCTTTTTGTCACCGGAGGAATTAAGGAAACTGCAAACCTTCGACTTTTCCACCCTACCCATTAAACAGGCACGCATCGAGCGGCTGGACCGGGTTCGGGATGCCTTTCTATTTATGCAGGCTATTGGCACCCACTTAGGTGAATACAACCGTTTTGTGAGTAACCCGGATCAGTCGATCAAGATTACCGATGGCATCTGGTTTGTCAAGAAGAAGCGGCAAAAGACCAAAAAGTATATGATTGCTCCCTTGAAACCTATTTGCTTTGAACTGGCCACCAAATATGGTGGGTTTTCAAAACTGCCTACCTATTCCCGAACCCAGTTTAACGATGGATTGACACTTATATCGGCCTATTTAGGGTTTGATAAGGAACTCACTAGCAAAGCCGCCCGAAAAACGTTTGCTGACCATAATCTCAATGAAGAAGCAACCGACGTGAACACGACGGCCAAGATGATGGGCTTAAGCTCTACCCAGTACTTAAAGCACTATGGCCATATCGATGAACGACGAATGATTCGGGAACTAGGCTTAAAGCCGCAAATTGTCCAGGAGTCATAG
- a CDS encoding LPD1 domain-containing protein: MILKKPIAKLSKIETRLGLVPTFGSKKYSVDTNTRISVGSRLNDYWDENGFTQVYRGFSKTNRAVSTVDINRAVLKFRLKGIEFGRWLTNDDAYNYLAALVIALSDLSKIVGYTNIGFSGTIGIAFGARGYQHAAGHFEPDTMMINLTRYKRYIINPLTGQKIDVDKKTKFIETGGVGALAHEYGHAIDYFFGTYVEQDRFYRSLTYGHDTSLITKNVYKKGSLRYQMTEIIKAIQQTGSYNKMRDGLVKKGESDSYWLRHNELWARLFEVWVNYKMREKGITNTFLHKEKYKRLAKTMGCYQTQTEFSRIRPLVDKLMRDIAKLASN; the protein is encoded by the coding sequence ATGATCCTTAAGAAACCCATCGCCAAACTCAGTAAAATTGAAACCCGGCTTGGTCTGGTTCCGACCTTTGGGAGTAAAAAATACAGCGTCGATACCAACACCCGGATTAGTGTTGGTAGCCGGCTAAATGACTACTGGGATGAAAACGGATTTACCCAGGTGTACCGGGGTTTTTCCAAAACCAATCGGGCGGTTTCAACCGTCGATATAAACCGGGCGGTGCTCAAGTTCCGCTTAAAGGGCATTGAGTTCGGCCGGTGGCTCACCAACGATGATGCCTACAATTACCTGGCTGCTTTGGTCATTGCGTTGTCGGACCTAAGCAAAATCGTAGGCTACACCAATATTGGCTTCAGTGGGACCATCGGCATTGCGTTTGGTGCCCGTGGCTACCAGCACGCGGCCGGGCATTTTGAGCCGGATACGATGATGATTAACCTCACGCGCTACAAACGCTACATCATCAATCCCCTGACCGGCCAAAAGATCGATGTCGATAAAAAAACCAAGTTCATTGAAACCGGTGGGGTGGGTGCCCTGGCGCACGAGTACGGCCATGCCATCGATTATTTCTTTGGTACCTACGTCGAACAGGACCGCTTTTACCGCTCACTCACCTATGGCCATGATACGAGTTTGATTACCAAAAATGTCTATAAAAAAGGCTCATTACGGTATCAAATGACAGAAATCATCAAGGCCATTCAGCAAACCGGCTCGTACAATAAAATGCGGGACGGGCTAGTGAAGAAAGGGGAATCCGATTCGTACTGGCTTCGACACAACGAGCTTTGGGCGCGTCTGTTTGAAGTGTGGGTCAATTACAAAATGCGCGAAAAAGGGATAACCAACACCTTTTTGCATAAGGAGAAGTACAAACGGCTCGCCAAAACAATGGGCTGTTATCAGACGCAAACGGAGTTTTCACGCATCCGGCCGCTAGTGGATAAATTGATGCGGGACATTGCAAAACTGGCTAGTAACTAA
- a CDS encoding sialate O-acetylesterase produces the protein MATVRLGLVAVFTLLLTHTKYVMSANITPHIVLPYQNIVYQRDSDNKALVPIDIQSDNTEGATVLISFSPVQGGKAVNQVELGTIQSGHCKGAIRLTGGDYSMKVEIKQGSMIISSTSMERVGVGDVFVVFGHSVAQGTADALYDNPDPRVRSVNYNDTDAKEENLPFTFSPLSATSKIAPYGSGPYAWGPFGNKLAASLGVPVLLFNTAFGGSNIQQNWKVINNQPFEHGFIDYKKGMPYQTLKATLSKYIPVTGIRAILIHHGVNDRDVSTRQQFKDQFNDVLNHTRTTFNLPTLPILIALEDAGEGANSVDVSHIRAGAQDVIGSNSANYVGADLLALRAARANRTDKVHLQPSDFTAYGELWANAFLAIAGKTSGKPSTLSADYTSNVANGTVFSLANVGAYVPSGGTAIWAALVGIVIALLVARKIVPALILLALVAFGLGKRIGVVKTLLDQQPTTQSAT, from the coding sequence TTGGCAACCGTCCGATTGGGCCTGGTCGCTGTGTTTACCCTGCTACTCACCCATACGAAATACGTCATGTCTGCAAACATCACTCCGCATATTGTTCTCCCGTATCAAAACATCGTCTACCAACGGGATTCGGATAATAAAGCCCTGGTACCGATTGACATTCAATCCGACAACACCGAAGGGGCAACCGTGCTCATCTCGTTTAGTCCCGTGCAAGGGGGAAAAGCGGTTAACCAAGTTGAATTAGGAACGATACAATCGGGTCACTGTAAGGGAGCGATCCGGCTCACCGGTGGGGACTATTCCATGAAAGTGGAGATCAAGCAAGGTTCCATGATCATCAGTAGCACGTCGATGGAGCGGGTAGGGGTCGGTGATGTGTTTGTCGTGTTTGGCCATTCGGTTGCGCAAGGCACGGCCGATGCCCTGTACGACAATCCAGATCCGCGCGTTCGGTCGGTCAACTACAACGATACCGATGCCAAAGAGGAAAACTTACCCTTCACCTTTTCGCCCCTTTCGGCTACCTCAAAGATTGCACCCTACGGCTCTGGTCCCTATGCCTGGGGGCCGTTCGGCAATAAACTCGCTGCGAGTTTAGGCGTGCCGGTGCTGCTGTTCAATACGGCCTTTGGTGGCTCGAATATTCAACAGAACTGGAAGGTCATTAACAACCAGCCCTTTGAGCATGGTTTTATCGACTACAAAAAGGGAATGCCCTATCAGACGTTGAAAGCAACGCTGTCGAAGTATATTCCGGTAACGGGTATCCGGGCGATCCTGATTCACCACGGGGTCAATGACCGTGACGTGAGCACGCGTCAGCAATTCAAGGATCAGTTTAACGACGTACTGAACCATACCCGCACCACGTTCAACCTTCCCACCCTACCCATTTTAATTGCCCTCGAAGATGCTGGCGAAGGCGCGAACAGCGTGGACGTGAGCCACATCCGGGCTGGTGCTCAGGATGTGATCGGCTCCAATTCGGCTAACTACGTCGGGGCTGACCTACTGGCACTTCGGGCGGCTAGGGCCAATCGAACCGATAAGGTGCATTTGCAACCGTCGGATTTTACGGCCTATGGGGAATTATGGGCGAATGCGTTTCTGGCCATTGCGGGGAAAACATCGGGCAAGCCATCCACACTGAGTGCGGACTATACCAGCAACGTAGCGAATGGAACGGTGTTTAGCCTGGCCAATGTCGGGGCTTATGTGCCCTCTGGAGGGACGGCGATTTGGGCGGCTCTGGTCGGGATCGTTATTGCGCTGCTGGTTGCCCGAAAAATTGTACCGGCTCTGATCCTCTTAGCACTGGTCGCGTTCGGGCTGGGTAAACGAATCGGGGTGGTCAAAACCCTACTCGATCAACAACCAACGACTCAATCAGCCACTTAA
- a CDS encoding transglycosylase SLT domain-containing protein, which produces MTLISRAPMTAEMYYTASQAVGNMDIVRTIRNQYGTFIQQASQLTNVPSAVIEAFCFIESAGNPSAKSSAGAVGLMQLTPDTCVTTIHLDNKDNRVSDEQLDVLGGYLGTKLVNIRKLRYLGDEKAGNTKLVASDVINPEINLLIGAMLLGRLIDESTDFLSLTERLIRWDKVVFRYNAGYFYKIKAKTFAGVLSEAKAKATETGNYILKLVGKNGLLDSLS; this is translated from the coding sequence ATGACACTGATTAGCCGCGCCCCTATGACGGCCGAAATGTACTATACAGCCTCGCAAGCTGTTGGAAACATGGATATTGTACGGACGATCCGTAATCAATACGGCACCTTCATCCAACAGGCTTCCCAGCTTACCAATGTGCCTTCGGCCGTCATTGAGGCTTTTTGTTTTATCGAGTCAGCCGGGAATCCTTCGGCCAAAAGTAGTGCCGGCGCGGTGGGTCTGATGCAGCTCACGCCCGATACCTGCGTAACGACCATTCACCTGGACAATAAAGACAACCGGGTGAGTGATGAGCAGTTAGATGTACTTGGTGGGTACCTGGGCACGAAATTGGTCAATATTCGCAAGCTCCGATACCTGGGCGATGAAAAGGCAGGGAATACCAAGCTAGTGGCTTCGGATGTCATAAACCCTGAAATCAACCTGTTAATCGGGGCTATGCTCCTGGGACGGCTCATCGACGAAAGCACGGATTTTCTATCCTTGACCGAACGATTGATCCGGTGGGATAAAGTGGTGTTTCGGTATAACGCTGGGTACTTCTACAAAATTAAAGCGAAAACCTTTGCCGGTGTCTTAAGTGAAGCGAAGGCAAAAGCCACGGAAACAGGTAATTATATTCTCAAACTGGTAGGGAAAAACGGGCTGCTGGATTCACTATCGTAA
- a CDS encoding glycosyl hydrolase family 28-related protein codes for MNLPIYPTVTAGRYRDTEADLLHVIWDELTLANNPLVDDPITAESLKTRNAQFKQSTDKEDILAGIALQLQIKRLLGGAGTQRQWLNVKDSRFGAIGDGIADDTAAIQAAINFALASPKKWAIYFPYGVYKCSTVLTLPIHKANFVGDWAKLKFPDITTGNLLTVTGSGSGAPYQQTGTVLEGMLIEGGSKANITNGMYFDTPTESGTSHIRVTDCNVSGCGVGVSFGNNAYCIAFDNLDSWNNGIGIHMPPGTTNTGEGISLRNCVVHGNNIGIKQQNPNCLIQLIGSSVDYNEVTQIEITDGKIQVEAGNLEYRNLSTVPYKISGSGSYLYVNGSWCSSGQNLVYPPTIIQCDNGASATFNNVFMNNLGTSTRRLVGGNAAANVKVEGVRSYSPVTNNALILSDAANVLLDGGFTSASVIDHWRADSVGIGSRTDALHVTNSNLDLSPTYFHSGTQSLKWSKPFGGGSESRIAVMVPIKPGALLGLEYWIKKPGSSIGILYHTFNWGGGFYVDSAGLPSLKRIENFAAPDTTLSAAALDWTLITMPYPYRAPFWATHLYIEINGSGWGAGGESIYLDDFVVTPY; via the coding sequence ATGAACCTGCCAATATACCCCACCGTAACGGCTGGTCGGTACCGCGATACCGAAGCCGATTTGTTACACGTCATTTGGGACGAATTGACGCTGGCCAACAATCCCCTGGTTGATGATCCGATAACGGCCGAATCACTCAAAACGCGAAACGCTCAGTTTAAGCAATCGACGGATAAGGAGGATATTTTAGCCGGTATCGCTCTGCAACTTCAAATTAAACGGTTGCTGGGTGGAGCGGGTACCCAACGCCAATGGCTCAACGTGAAGGATTCACGCTTTGGGGCTATCGGTGACGGGATTGCGGATGACACAGCCGCGATACAGGCCGCAATTAATTTTGCCCTGGCATCTCCCAAGAAATGGGCAATCTATTTTCCCTATGGCGTATACAAGTGTAGCACGGTCCTTACCCTACCCATTCATAAAGCCAATTTTGTGGGGGATTGGGCCAAACTGAAATTCCCGGACATCACCACTGGCAACCTGCTTACTGTAACCGGATCAGGTAGTGGTGCGCCTTATCAACAGACCGGTACGGTATTGGAAGGTATGTTGATCGAAGGAGGGAGCAAGGCCAATATCACCAACGGGATGTATTTTGATACGCCAACTGAATCAGGCACATCCCATATCCGGGTTACGGATTGCAACGTGTCTGGTTGTGGGGTAGGAGTTAGTTTTGGGAATAACGCCTACTGCATCGCCTTCGATAACCTGGATAGTTGGAACAATGGTATCGGCATCCACATGCCCCCTGGAACGACCAATACGGGTGAAGGTATTTCGCTTCGGAATTGCGTTGTCCATGGAAACAACATTGGAATCAAACAGCAAAATCCGAACTGTTTGATTCAGCTCATCGGTAGCTCGGTTGATTACAATGAAGTTACCCAAATTGAGATTACGGACGGTAAGATCCAAGTTGAAGCAGGTAATCTGGAATACCGGAATTTGAGTACAGTACCCTACAAAATTTCAGGGAGTGGTTCGTACCTCTATGTGAACGGGAGCTGGTGTTCGTCCGGCCAAAACCTGGTCTATCCACCGACCATTATTCAGTGTGATAATGGTGCTTCGGCCACGTTCAACAACGTGTTTATGAACAACCTGGGTACCTCAACCCGGCGACTGGTTGGGGGCAATGCAGCCGCGAACGTGAAAGTCGAAGGCGTACGTAGCTATAGCCCAGTGACGAATAACGCGCTGATCCTATCCGATGCTGCCAATGTATTGCTGGATGGTGGGTTTACGAGTGCCTCGGTGATTGATCACTGGCGAGCGGATAGCGTTGGGATTGGTAGCCGAACGGATGCCCTGCACGTAACCAACAGTAACCTGGATCTTTCACCTACCTATTTCCATTCAGGTACACAGTCGCTGAAATGGAGCAAGCCTTTTGGTGGCGGATCTGAATCACGTATCGCTGTGATGGTGCCGATTAAACCCGGTGCCTTACTGGGGCTTGAGTACTGGATTAAGAAGCCGGGATCATCAATAGGAATTCTCTACCATACGTTCAACTGGGGGGGCGGTTTTTATGTGGATTCGGCCGGTTTGCCGTCGCTCAAGCGAATTGAAAACTTCGCAGCGCCCGATACAACGCTTTCGGCTGCTGCTCTGGACTGGACACTGATAACGATGCCGTATCCCTACCGGGCACCGTTTTGGGCTACTCACCTCTACATCGAAATTAACGGATCTGGCTGGGGTGCTGGTGGCGAATCAATCTACCTGGATGACTTTGTTGTAACGCCCTACTAA
- a CDS encoding transglycosylase SLT domain-containing protein: MILESYYTGSDKATFLAKVQAISAELGFDPNWLMIVMYKESRLKPTAYNSGSGATGLIQFLKCTALKLGTTTDALRAMSGTQQLDYVKKYLGTYKGRYKSLIDVYLAVFYPAAMGKLDSYVIGVKGSSAYDLNASMDLSQDGKLTVLDVRTWLVKGLPAEATTYLNDQTKKKSSPLP, from the coding sequence ATGATTTTAGAAAGCTATTACACCGGGTCGGATAAGGCTACGTTCCTGGCCAAAGTGCAGGCTATTAGTGCGGAGCTGGGCTTCGATCCCAATTGGCTAATGATCGTGATGTATAAGGAGTCACGACTCAAGCCAACGGCGTATAATTCGGGTTCGGGTGCCACGGGACTGATTCAGTTTCTTAAGTGTACCGCCCTAAAGCTCGGTACCACCACCGATGCCCTACGGGCGATGAGCGGTACCCAGCAACTCGATTACGTCAAAAAGTACCTGGGTACCTACAAAGGCCGCTACAAAAGCCTGATCGATGTGTATTTGGCGGTGTTTTATCCGGCTGCAATGGGTAAGCTGGATAGCTATGTCATTGGCGTAAAAGGATCGAGTGCCTACGATCTGAATGCCAGTATGGATCTGAGTCAAGACGGTAAATTGACCGTGCTCGATGTACGTACCTGGCTGGTGAAGGGACTACCGGCCGAAGCCACGACCTACTTAAACGACCAGACAAAAAAAAAGTCGTCACCGTTGCCTTGA
- a CDS encoding SH3 domain-containing protein: MKKTWIILLLIVLIAGAVLLTTQIVKAAKASTDANTATNPANKLLGSTASTAFGANIKLYANGDSLRVRKSPSLTGDIITTVNAGTFIGTTTGTEKTADDLTWVEVTLSDATKAYVAKNYTYIIP; this comes from the coding sequence ATGAAAAAGACCTGGATCATTCTCTTACTCATCGTGCTCATTGCCGGGGCCGTGCTGCTGACTACCCAGATCGTCAAAGCCGCCAAAGCCAGTACCGATGCCAATACCGCAACCAATCCGGCTAATAAGCTGCTGGGTAGTACAGCGAGTACGGCATTTGGAGCAAACATCAAGCTCTACGCCAATGGGGATAGCTTGCGGGTTCGCAAAAGCCCATCCCTCACCGGTGATATTATCACCACCGTTAACGCCGGAACCTTCATCGGAACCACGACCGGTACCGAAAAAACGGCCGATGACTTAACCTGGGTAGAAGTCACCCTGTCCGATGCCACCAAAGCCTACGTAGCCAAAAATTACACCTACATCATTCCATGA
- a CDS encoding ribbon-helix-helix domain-containing protein: MTTMENTDNPQDNPDRPPVPEPSGEADKTGTLSVRQPMRLLKRLDEACKERGTTRTELVRAILESYFNPAQPSEELATDVESLTSRNQLLETALQDLNNRYQALLQQPKDSDYTAELENDLIKAVEIGCRSIMATRSDYRKKLKHYSRLELGN; the protein is encoded by the coding sequence ATGACAACTATGGAAAACACCGACAACCCACAAGACAATCCCGACCGGCCCCCGGTGCCCGAACCCAGTGGTGAAGCCGATAAGACCGGCACGCTGAGTGTCCGCCAACCGATGCGATTGCTTAAGCGGCTCGATGAGGCCTGTAAAGAACGGGGCACCACCCGAACGGAGCTGGTCCGCGCCATTCTGGAAAGCTATTTCAACCCGGCGCAACCCAGTGAGGAACTGGCCACGGACGTAGAAAGCCTGACCAGCCGAAACCAGCTTTTAGAAACGGCCCTGCAAGATCTTAACAATCGCTATCAAGCATTACTGCAGCAGCCCAAAGACAGTGACTATACGGCCGAATTAGAAAACGATCTAATCAAGGCCGTCGAAATCGGGTGTCGATCCATCATGGCCACGCGTTCAGATTACCGGAAAAAACTTAAACACTATTCGCGCCTTGAACTCGGAAACTAA